The Aeromicrobium tamlense nucleotide sequence GAGGACTCCGCGGAAGTGGAGGCGGTCTGCGCGGTCTACAGCGAGGTCGCCGGTCTCGCCCGGGACGCCGGCGCCACGCTGGTGGCCGCCGCGGGCAACGCGTCCGGCCCGACGATCTTCCCCGTCTCGCAGAACGTGCCGGCTGCGTGCGACGGCTACGTGAGCGTCGTCGCCACGAGCGACACCGGACACCGCGCCTGGTACTCCACGGCCGGCGTCGGCTCGGACCTCGCGGCCGCCGGCGGCGACCAGAACATCCTGCCGTCGCGTGAGGACCGCGGCATCCGCTCGACGCTCAATGACGGTGACAAGGAGCCGGGCGAGCCCTCGTACGGCTGGTACCAGGGCACGAGCATGGCCGCCCCGGCGGTCTCGGCCGGCGCGGCGCTGCTCTACTCGCTCGGCGTCACTGATCCCGCTCGGGTCGAGGCGCAGCTGAAGGCGGCGGTGCAGCCGTTCTCCGACGTCCCGCAGGAGCCGAAGATCCTCCTCGGCGGTGTCGAGCGCACCGTGGCCTCAGTCAACTGCGAGTCCTCGAGCGAGGACGCGGGCTACTGCGGCGCGGGCATCCTCGACCTGTCGAAGGTCACGGCACCGCTCGGCGCGCCGCTGCTCTCGGGCACGCGGGCGCCCGGGGGAGTGCTGCGCGCGTCCTCGCGCGGCCTGACGAACCCCGGCGGCACGTCGGCGATCTCGTGGTGGCGCGGGTCCACGCGCGTGGGCACGGGCGCGACGTACCGGATCACGGCGGCCGACCTCGGCCGCACCCTGACTGCGCGCGACACGGTCGCGTCGGGCAGCTTCGCCGGGATCTTCCGGACGGCCACCGTCTCGGTGCCCGCGACGAAGGCCCGCTCGCGGGTGGCGATGTCGGTGGCGTCGAGCCTCAAGCGCGCGAAGCGTGCGCGCCTCGTCGTGCGGGTGTCCGCGCCGCTGGTGCGGCCCACCGGCACGATCCGGGTCTACGACGGCCGCAAGCGGATCGCGACGAAGCGCCTGTACGCCTCGAGCGGCGGCAAGGTCGCGATCCTGCTGCCGAAGATCACGAAGAAGGGCAAGCACCGGATCCGCGTGGTCTACTCCGGCGACGCCCAGGTGACGTCGGGCCAGGTCAGCAAGGTCGTGCGGGTCCGCTGACCCTCAGGCGAAGCGGTCGCCCCGTCCGATGCGGACGGGGCCCTTCGCGGTGTTCGCCGACGCCGGCTCGCCGCGCTGGGTGACCACGACGACGCCGTCCTCGGCGAGGTCGTCCGCGAGGCGACGGACCGCGTCCATGCGGTCGCGCCACTGCTCTCCGCCGACCACGCGGGCGACGTCGCTGGGACAGATCGTCGAGCCGCCACGCTTGCGGAGCAGGGCGCGCATCGCGGCGGTCGAGCGGGCGGCGATCGAGTGGTCGGTGGGCTCCTCCCACCACGGCCGGCCTCGTTCGCCGAGGGCGACCTTGGCGTCGCCGACCCGGTCGCGGGCGTCGGGCTCGCCGGCCTTCACCGCCCGTCGCGCGCTCATCAACTCGTCGACCAGCTCCTGGCGCAGCGCATCGGGGATCTGCGGATCCGTGGCGCGCCACTTCCGCCCACCGATGACCAGGAAGTGGCCGTCGGGGGTGCGCTCCGACTCGGTGTCTCGCGGCATCGGCGTCCTCCCGTCGCCTCGACGCTAGTCGAGCCCACGGGGTGACGCAGGGTGGTCGGCGGACAGGGTGGTCAGCGGACAGGGTGGTCAGCGGACGCCGAGGGGACCGGCGAGGGGGAGTGACCACGGCAGCGCCGCGTGCTCGTCGCGCAGGAACTCCAGCGGCTTGACCATGTCGTCGGGCATCGGCGTCGTGCGGCGGGTGCTGAGGTCGACGTGCAGCTCGAGGAACTCCAGCGTGTTGGCCACGGTGCCGCGGGAGCGGTTCGCCAGGATCGTCTGGCCGTGGACCGTCTTCGGACCCACGCCGAGGATCCGCAGGTGCACCGAGAGCTCGTCGCCGACGAGGGACTCGTCGAGGAACCGGACGTGGTGCTCGACGCTGAAGACGCTGTGACCCGTGCGGTGGCGGTAGTCGTCGTCGAAGCCCAGCTCGCGGAACGCCAGGTCCGAGCCCTCCATGTGGAGCCGGTAGTAGTGGCAGACGTTGACGTGCCCGTTGCCGTCCTCGAACTCCGGCGGGGCGACGAGGCGCATCGCGGTGCCGAGGGCGTCGAGGTCGTCCACGGTGGGCCGTGCGGGGGTGGTCATGGCGGTCACTCTAACCAGAGCCGGATTCCGGATCAGACGCTCGCCCCATGGAACGGGGGTGGTCCGGACGAGGCCTGCCGGGCTATCGTGTTTAAATCTGAAACCAAGTTCACCTTGTGATGCAGGACCATGAGCCGCATCACAGCCGAGGCAATCGAAGGACACGCATGGTCAACATCGTTTCGCGGATCTGGGCCCACGCCGACTCCGAGCCGGACCGGGTCGCGCTCCGTTCGCCGCGCACCGTGACGTACGCGGAGCTGCGTGAGACGAACCGCCGCGTCGCGGGCGCCGTGCGCGCCGCCGGGCTCGCGCCGCTGGACCGCGTGCTGTTCATCGCGCCGACGATCACCGAGTTCCCCGAGGTCTACTACGGCCTCCACGCCGCCGGCGTGACCGTGACGACGATGAACGTCATGTCGACGTCCCCCGAGATCGGCTACGTCCTCGACGACTCCGAGGCCTCGCTGGTCATCGCCTGGCACGAGTGCGCCGACGCGGCGCGCGAGGCCGCCGCCGACCGCGGCGTGGAGTTCTGGCAGCTCGAGCCCGGCCTGGCCTTCGACGCCGAGCCGCTGCAGGACGCGCACGACCACGCACCCGACGACACCGCGATCATCCTCTACACCTCGGGAACGACCGGCCGTCCCAAGGGCGCCGAGCTGACCGCGCTCAACCTCGACGCCACGGTCGACTCTTTCCTGCCCGTGCTCGAGCTCACCGCCGACGACCGCTTCGGCACGGCGCTCCCGCTGTTCCACGTCTTCGGCCAGGCCGTCTGCATGAACACGGCGCTCGCGATCGGCGCCTCCTTCTCGCTGCTGTCGCCGTTCAGCGCCGAGAAGATGCTCGACATGGTCAAGAGCGACCAGCTGACCACCGTCTCGGGCGTTCCGACGATGTGGAACGCGATGCTGCACGCGCAGGGCGACTACACGCCCGAGGACTTCGCCTCGCTGCGGATGGCCTCGTCGGGCGGCGCCTCGCTGCCGGTGGAGATCATCCGCGCCTTCACCGAGCGCTTCGGCTGCACGATCCTCGAGGGCTACGGCCTCACCGAGACCACCGGTGCGGCGACCTTCAACGACATCCACCGCGAGCAGCGGACTGGCACCACCGGCCCGACCCTGCCCGGCACGCAGGTCGAGATCCGCGACTCGGAGGGCCGCGTGCTGGCACCTGGCGAGGTCGGCGAGGTCTTCATCAAGGGCCCGACGGTCATGAAGGGCTACTGGAACCGTCCTGACGTCAACGCGAAGGAGCTCGTCGACGGCTGGCTGAAGTCCGGCGACCTCGGCTCGGTCGACGCCGACGGCTACCTGACGATCGTCGACCGCGTGAAGGACCTCGTGATCCGCGGCGGCTACAACGTGTACCCGCGCGAGGTCGAGGAGGTGCTGTACGAGCACCCCGGCATCGTCGAGGTGGCGGTCGTCGGCATCCCCGACGACCACTACGGCGAGGAGATCGCCGCGGTGATCGCGTCGGCTCCCGGCCACGAGCTGAACGGCGACGAGATCCGCACGTGGGCCAAGCAGCGCCTCTCGGCGTACAAGGTGCCGCGCATCTACTCCTTCGTCGACGCGCTGCCCAAGGGCGCGACCGGCAAGATCCTCAAGCGCTCGATCGACAAGAGCGCGCTGCGCGAGCTCGCCGAGTCGGCGGCTCGCGCCCGATGAGCGACGTCGAGGTCGTCGCGTCGGCCGAGACGCCGCGCGCCGTGCTGTTCGACTTCGGGGGAGTGCTCACCGCGAGCGTCTTCGCCTCGTTCGAGCGGTTCAGTCGTGAGGTCTGCGCCGGCGACCCGCACGCCGTCGTCAACGCGCTGTCGCACGACGAGGCCGCGCAGGCCGCGCTGGTCGACCACGAGTGCGGCCGCGTGGAGGACGAGGTCTTCGAGGAGGCGCTCGCGGGCGCCCTCGCGGCCCAGGGCCACACGGTCGAGGCCGCGGGCCTGATCGCGCGGATGCAGCAGGACCTGCACCCTGATCACGCGATGACCGCGCTCGTCCGTCGCCTCAAGGAGGAGGGTGTCGCGGTCGCGCTGGTCTCGAACTCGCTCGGTCGCGACTGCTACACCGGCCACGGCCTGGACGAGCTGTTCGAGGTCCAGGCGATCTCGGGCCGCGAGGGCGTGCGCAAGCCGTCGCGCCGGCTCTACGAGGTCGCCTGCGAGCGGCTGGGCGTGCGTCCGGCCGAGGCGATCATGATCGACGACCTCGCGATGAACATCCGCGCGGCCCAGACGCTGGGCATGGGCGGGATCGTCCACAGCGACGCCGCGCGCACGATCCCGGCGCTGGCCGGACTGCTCGGACTGGACCCGGAGGCGCTGGGCGCGGAGCCCGCGACGACCGGGACTTGAACTTGAGTCCGAATTCAGATTAGGGTGTGAAGCACGTCACGGTCCCCCTCGCGGACCCGCACCGCGGGCCCCGGACCGTCCCCACTCGGAGGAGCACCATGGACATCCACGGCAAGGTCGCCGTCGTCACCGGAGCCGGTGGCGGCATCGGAGCCGCCCTCGCGGACGCGCTGGTCGCGGCCGGCGCGAAGGTCGTCGTCGCGGACCTCAAGTCCGACGGCGTCGAGGCCGTCGCGGCCCGTCTCAACGAGGCCACGCCCGGCTCGGCCGTCGCGGTCGCGGGCGACGTCTCGCAGACCGCCCAGATCGAGCGCCTGATCGCCGTCGCCGAGGAGTCCTTCGGCCCGGTCGACCTCTACTTCGCGAACGCCGGCGTCGGCGGGGGAGTGACCCTGGAGGCCTCCGAGGAGGACTGGGACCTCGCCCACCAGGTCAACGTCATGGCGCACGTGCGCGCCGCCAAGCTGCTCGTCCCCGGCTGGATCGAGCGCGGCCAGGGCTACTTCGTGTCCACCGCGTCGGCCGCCGGCCTGCTGACGCAGATCGGCTCGGCCACCTACTCGGTCAGCAAGCACGGCGCCGTCGCGTTCGCCGAGTGGCTCGCGATCACCTACGGCGACCAGGGCGTGGCCGTCAGCTGCCTGTGCCCCATGGGCGTCAACACCGACATGCTCACCGGCGGCGCCCCGATCACCAACGAGACGCAGCGCCGTGCCGCCCAGGCCGTCACCGACGCCGGTGGCGTGCTCGAGGCCGACGAGGTCGCCGCGATCGTGCTGAAGGCGATGGAGTCCGAGGAGTTCCTGATACTGCCGCACCCCGAGGTCAAGGTCTTCCAGTCCCGCAAGGCCGGAGACATCGACCGCTGGATCGCCGGCATGCGCCGCTACCAGGCCTCGCTGGCCTGACCCCCGACCCCACCCACAGCCAGCAAGGAGCTGACATGCATTTCGAACTCTCGGACACCGCCAAGGAGTACCAGGCGAAGCTGCTCGCCTTCATGGACGAGCACGTCTACCCGGCCGAGGCCGTCTACCACCAGCAGATGGCGGAGTCGGGCAACCCGAACTTCCACCCGCCGATCCTCGAGGAGCTCAAGGCCGAGGCGAAGAGCCGTGGCCTGTGGAACCTGTTCCACCCCCACAAGGACGAGGCCTGGGGCTCGCCCGGCCTGAGCAACCTCGACTACGCGCCGCTGGCCGAGATCACGGGTCGCAGCCCGTACATCGCGCCCGAGGCGATCAACTGCAACGCTCCCGACACCGGCAACATGGAGGTCCTCCAGCTGTTCGGCACCGAGGAGCACAAGGAGAAGTACCTCAAGCCGCTCCTGGCCGGCGAGATGGCCTCGGCGTTCTGCATGACCGAGCCCGCGGTCGCCAGCTCGGACGCCACCAACGTCGAGCTCAGCATGACCCCCGACGGCGACGAGTACGTCCTCAACGGCCGCAAGTGGTTCGCCTCGAACGCCCTGCACGCCAACTGCAAGGTGCTCATCGTCATGGGCAAGACCAACTTCGAGGCCGAGACGCACCGTCAGCAGTCGATGATGGTCGTCCCGATCGACACCCCCGGCGTCACGGTCGTCCGCGGCCTGCCGGTCTTCGGCTACATGGACCGCGAGGGCCACGCCGAGATCCTCTTCGAGGACGTCCGCGTGCCCAAGACCGCGCTGCTCGCCGGCGAGGGCGACGGCTTCATGATCAGCCAGGCCCGCCTCGGCCCCGGCCGCATCCACCACTGCATGCGCTCCATCGGCATGGCCGAGCGCGCCCTCGACCTGATGATCGCGCGCGCCCAGAGCCGCACGACGTTCGGCGAGCCCGTCGCGAACCGCTCGAACGTCCAGGACTGGATCGCCGAGGCCCGCATCGAGATCGAGATGATCCGCCTGCTGGTGTTCAAGACGGCGTACCTGATGGACACCGTGGGCAACCAGAAGGCCCGCACCGAGATCGCGGCCATCAAGGTGGCTGCCCCGGAGATCGCGCTCAAGATCATCGACCGCGCGATCCAGGTGCACGGTGGTGGCGGCGTCACCGACGACTTCCCGCTGGCGAGCTTCTACGCCCACCAGCGCACGCTGCGCATCGCCGACGGCCCCGACGAGGTCCACAAGCGCACCATCGCGCGGGTCGAGCTGCGCCGCATGGAGCGCGAGCTCTCGCGCGCCTGACGCCGGACCGCACGGGCGGCGGGATACTCCTCTGTCCCGCCGCCCGTGTCCACGGGTCGGACCCCGACCTGAACTTGAGTTCGACTATGACTTAGGCTGTGACGAGCAGCACAAGCAGTGCCCGCGAGCCGCCCTCGGCGCCCCGCGAAATCCCCCGAATCCCAGGAAAGATCCGACCTATGCTGATGGAGACGATGTGACATGAAATGGCGTCGGTTCCTGGTGTCCCGGCTCGTCCGGCTCGCCTTCGTGCTGGTGGCGATCACCACCCTCACGTTCCTCATGATGCACCTGGCCCCGGGCGATCCCGCCCGGCTCGTGGCCGGCATGGACGCGGACGAGCAGGCCGTGCAGGTCGCCCGCGAGCGCCTCGGCCTCGACCAGCCCATGTACAAGCAGTTCCTCGACTACATCGGCGGTCTCTTCCGCGGTGACATGGGCACGTCGTTCGCGACGAGCCAGCCCGTCACCGACGAGATCGCCCAGAAGATCGGCCCCACGGCCCAGCTGGCCGTCTTCGGCATGCTGATCATCCTGCTCGTCGGCCTGCCGATGGGCATCATCGGCGCGGTGCTGACCCGCAACGGCCACCGCGCGTTCGAGATCATGTTCAGCAGCTCCACCGGTGCGATGGCCTCGATCCCGCAGTACCTGATCGCGACCTTCCTGGCGTTCTTCTTCGCGGTGACGTGGCAGATCTTCCCCGTGGCGGGCTCCGGCTCGCTCAACGCCGCGGTGCTGCCCGCGATCGCCATCGCGATCCGCCCGGCGGCCTCGATCGCGCGCCTCGTGCGCGTCCGCACCCTCGAGGTGCTCGAGTCGCCCTACGTGCGCACCGCCCGCAGCAAGCGGCTGCCGACGCGCAAGCTCTACCTCGCGCACGTGTTCCCCAACTCGATCACGACCATGCTCGCGATGGGCGGCGTGACCTTCGCCAGCCTCATCGGCGGCGCCGTCATCGTCGAGCAGGTCTTCGCCCGGCTCGGCCTGGGCACCACCCTCGTCCACAGCGTCCTCGTCGGCGACTACCCGGTCGTCCAGGGCATCGTGCTGCTGCTCGGCTTCTCGGTCGTGCTGGTGAACGCCCTGGTGGACATCATCCTCGGGATCGTCGATCCCCGGACCATGGAGGCCGGCCGATGAAGAAGCACGAGCGCCGCAGCAGCGCGCGTCAGATGTTCGGCGCGTTCCTGGCCACGCCCACGGGCATCGTCTCGGGCCTGATCCTGCTGGGTCTCACGGTCCTGGTGATCATGGGCCCGAACGGCTTCGGCGACCAGGCCGTCGTCAGCGACATGTCCCGCTCGAGCGAGGGTCCGTCCGCGGACTACCGCTTCGGCACCGACGCCCTGGGCCGCGACATCCTCACCCGCACCCTGGCGGCGACCCGGCTCTCGATCCTCTACGCGTCGGCCGCCGTGCTGTTCGCGATGGTGGTCGGCGGCCTGATCGGCGGTCTCATCGCCGCCGGCGGCCCCCGCGTCCGCAAGGTCGGCGGCGCCGTCATCGACTCGATGATGGGCTTCGGCGACATCCTGCTCGCCGTCGTGGTCGTCGCGATCGTCGGCGTCGGCGCGAAGGGCGCGGTGCTGGCCATCGGCGTCGCCTTCACGCCGCACTTCGCCCGCTTCACGTACAGCCTCGTGGACTCGGTGATGGTGCGGGACTACATGTCGGCCGCGCGCGTCGTGGGCGTCAACAAGTCCGGCATCGGCACGCGGTACGTCGGTCGCAACGTCGCCGACAGCCTGGTGATCGTCACGTTCACGACCGTCGCCGAGGGCATCATGGCGATGTCCTCGCTCAGCTTCCTGGGCCTGGGCATCCAGTCGCCGCAGTTCGACTGGGGCCAGATGCTCACCGACGGCGTCAAGAACTTCTACCTCAACCCGTACGCGGCGCTCGTGCCCGCGACGCTCATCCTCATCACCGGCCTCGCGGTCAACCTCTTCGGCGATGCCGTGGCCCGCGCGGTCAACCCGGTGCTGTGGAACGAGCGGCCGAGCCTGTTCCGCTCGAAGCTGCGCCGCAACGGCGCGAAGGCGCTGGCGGCCGAGCCCGAGATCACCCTCGATCCCGGCATGGAGACCGAGACCAGGAAGGGACGCCCATGAACGACGACACCCTGCTCGACGTGCGCAACCTCTCGATCAGCATCGAGGGCCGGGACGACGTCCCGCCGCTGGTGCGCGACGTCTCCTTCTCGCTCAAGCGCGGTGAGATCGTCGGCATCGTCGGCGAGTCCGGCAGCGGCAAGACGCTGACCTCGCTGGCCGTGTCGCGACTGCTGCCCAAGGGCCTGTCGATGACCGCCGACCGGATCGACTTCGACGGTCACGACCTGGTGAACGGCTCCGACCGCGAGCTGCGCACCGTCCTCGGCACGAACCTGGCGATGGTGTTCCAGGATCCGATGTCGTCGCTGAACCCCGCTCGCAAGATCGGGGCGCAGATGATCGAGACGGTGCGCGAGCACAAGGGCCTGTCCAAGAAGGAGGCGCGCGACCTCGCGATCCGCAGCCTCGAGGACGTGCACATCACCGAGCCCGCCAAGCGGCTCAAGCAGTACCCGCACGAGCTCTCGGGCGGCATGCGCCAGCGCACCATGATCGCGATGGGACTCATGGGCGAGCCGAGCCTGATCCTGGCCGACGAGCCCACCACGGCGCTCGACGTCACGGTGCAGGCGCAGGTCATGCAGCTGCTGTGCGACCTCAACGACCGCAAGGGCAGCGCCGTGCTGCTGATCTCGCACAACATCTCGCTGCTGTCGGAGGTCTGCGACCGCGTGATCGTGATGTTCCGCGGCGAGATCGTCGAGGACCTCACCACGGCGAAGCTGCTCTCCGGGCCTGATCACCCGTACACGCGGGGCCTGATCCGCGCGGTCCCGGATCTCAACACGGATCGGAACGAGGACCTCGTGACGATCGAGGACGGACAGTTCGACGTCGAACGGGAGATGAACCATGCTTGAGCTGGAGAACGTCGAGGTCACCTACCCCGGACCGCCCCCGTTCACGGCGGTCAAGGGGATCAACCTGTCGGTGCCCAAGGGCTCCACCGTCGGCCTGGTCGGCGAGTCGGGATCGGGCAAGTCGTCCATCGCGCGCGCGGCCATCGGCCTGACGCCCGTGACGAGCGGCCGGATCACGCTCGAGGGCGTGGACATCACCAACCCCAAGGGCAAGGCGCTGCGCCACCTGCGCAGCCAGGCCCAGCTGGTGTTCCAGGACCCGCACGCGTCGCTGAACCCGCGCATGGAGATCGCCATGGCGGTGCAGGAGGCCGTCAGCGTCGCCACGGGCAAGCGCGTCACGTCGCAGTCGTGCGCCGCGACCGCGCTCGACCTGCTCGACAAGGTCGGCGTGCCGAAGGCGGCCGTGCGCCGCTACCCGCACCAGCTGTCCGGCGGTCAGCTCCAGCGCGTCTCGATCGCGCGGGCCCTGGCGCTCTCGCCGTCGCTGATGATCCTCGACGAGGTCACGGCGTCGCTCGACGTCTCGGTGCAGGCGCGCATCCTCAACCTGCTGCGCCAGCTGCAGCGCGAGCTCGACGTCTCGATGCTCTACATCTCGCACGACCTGTCGGTGATCCGCTACCTGGCCGATCACGTGTACGTCATGCGCCACGGCGAGATGGTCGAGGCCGGAACGGCCGACGCCGTCTTCGACGCGCCCCAGCAGGAGTACACGAAGGCGCTGCTCTCCGCCGTGCCCACGCTCGGCGGCAGCCGCTGGCGCTCGCGCCGCGATCCCGTCGCCGTCAGCTGACCCGCATCCCGTCCCGACCCGCTCCGTCCGGAGCGAGAGGAGTCCTGTCATGAACGCCGTCGACCGCCTGTGGGAGCACGCCCGGAACGCCCCCGACAGCATCGCCCTGCGGGTGGGGGAGCAGTCCTGGACCTACGGCCAGGTGCGCGACCTCGTCGCCGCCTGGGCGCAGCGCCTGACCGACGCCGGCATCGAGCCCGGTGACCGCGTCCTGCTCGTCGCCCCGACCTCGCAGGAGTTCGCCGTCGTGCACCAGGCGATCCTCGCCGTGGGCGCGATCGGCGTGACCGTGAACTCGGCCTCGACCTCGGTCGAGCTGGAGTACTTCCTGACCGACGCCGAGTGCTCGCTCGCGATCGCCTGGCACGAGACGGTCGACGTCGCGCAGCAGGCTGCCACCGCCACCGGCATCGACCTGTGGACCCTCGAGGCCGGCGACATCGAGACCGGCCCCGGTGCCGACCTCGACCTGCCGCGCTCGATGCAGCCGGACGACACCGGCGTGCTGCTCTACACCTCGGGCACCACCGGCAAGCCGAAGGGCGCCGAGCTGACCCACGGCAACATCGTGGCCTGCGCCGAGATCGTGTCCGGCACGCTCGAGAGCGACAGCTCCGACCGCGTGGGCACGGCGCTGCCGCTCTTCCACGTGTTCGGCCAGATCTGCGTCATGGTCGCCACCTTCCAGGTGGGCGCGAGCCTGTCGCTGCTGCGTCCGTTCAGCGGCGAGGGCCTGCTGCGGATGGCCGCGGCGCACCGGCTCACCGTGCTGGCCGGCGTCCCGACGATGTGGAACGCGATGCTGCACGCCGACGTCGAGGTCTCGCGCGACGACCTCGCCGGCCTGACCCACGCCCTGTCCGGCGGCGCGGCCCTGCCGCTGGCCGTGGCGGACGCCTTCCGCGAGCGCTTCGGCTGCCGCGTCCTCGACGGCTACGGCCTCAGCGAGACCACCGGCGCCGGCACCTCCGCGAAGCTCAGCCCGCGTCGCAAGGAGGGCTCGGTCGGCCCCGCGCTGAACCGTCTCGAGGCGTGCGTCGTGGACTCCGAGGGCAACCCCGTGCCGTTCGGCGAGCGCGGCGAGGTGGCCCTCGCCGGACCGGTCATCATGAAGGGCTACTGGCGCCGTCCCGAGGCCACGGCCGAGGTCATGCGTGGCAAGTGGTTCCTCACCGGCGACATCGGCAAGCAGGACGAGGACGGCGACATCTGGATCCTCGACCGCAAGAAGGACCTCGTCATCCGCGGCGGCTACAACGTCTACCCGCGCGAGATCGAGGAGGTGCTGTACACGCACCCCGACCTGCGCGAGGTCGCCGTGATCGGCGTCCCCGACGACCGCCTCGGCGAGGAGGTCGCCGCCGTCTACGCCCCGCACCCGGGCCGCGTCGTCGAGAGCTCGGCGCTGCGCGCGTGGCTGGAGGAGCGGCTGGCCCAGTACAAGGTCCCGCGGATCTACCACGAGGTCGCCGAGCTGCCCAAGGGCTCGACCGGCAAGATCCTCAAGCGCCAGCTGGACCGTGGCAGCGTGCTCGAGCACGGCATGAAGGTGACGCGGGACAGGAGCGCCTCGTGACGCAGCTGATCGAGACCGGACCCATCGCGGCCTGGATCGAGACCCTCGGCATCGACGCCGTCGGCCCGATCGAGTTCACGCGCGTCGGCGCCGGCCAGTCGAACCTCACGTTCCTGGTCACCGACGCCGCGGACCACCGTTGGATCCTGCGCCGCCCGCCGTTGGGCACGCTGCTGGCCTCGGCCCACGACGTCGAGCGCGAGCACCGCATCATGTCGGGGCTCCAGGGCACGGGCGTGCCGGTGCCGACGATCCACGGGTTCACGAAGGACCCGTCCGTCACCGACGCGCCGATCATGCTCATGGACTTCGTCGACGGCCGCGTGCTGGACACGATCGAGGCGGTCGAGTCGGTGCCTGAGGAGACGCGCCGGGAGATCGGCCTGTCGCTGGCGTCGACGCTCGGCGAGGTGCACGCCGTGGACCTCGAGAAGGCGGGACTGGTCGACCTGGCCAGCCACAAGCCCTACGCCGAGCGCCAGCTCAAGCGCTGGCACCGTCAGTGGGAGCAGTCGCGCACGCGCGACCTGCCGA carries:
- a CDS encoding S8 family serine peptidase, which translates into the protein MRRTLALTALPLLLVASALVSTAASAQPSEPAGVGSPAAKQPPRVARGLIVKATTATTARRSSLARSAEARLPGADIGSTRAAPAGLSVLELDQPVPVEDLGPAIDALSARADVEWVAPDTLRTISSAPPVSVNDPDFLTQGNLWDTTRDDGGYTTKAPSLWRATRGSASTVVAVVDTGLAAHPDLAGQTVAGYDFVDDECTPDELGDCYYDGTYINAGDGDGWDADPSDPGDWLDEDLVAACYGDSIGDDDPAWYTQDSTWHGTHVAGTVAAKADNGIGVAGLAPGVKVQPVRVLGHCGGWDTDILFGILWAAGYDLSEYDVPVNRTPAQVINLSLGGEYEDSAEVEAVCAVYSEVAGLARDAGATLVAAAGNASGPTIFPVSQNVPAACDGYVSVVATSDTGHRAWYSTAGVGSDLAAAGGDQNILPSREDRGIRSTLNDGDKEPGEPSYGWYQGTSMAAPAVSAGAALLYSLGVTDPARVEAQLKAAVQPFSDVPQEPKILLGGVERTVASVNCESSSEDAGYCGAGILDLSKVTAPLGAPLLSGTRAPGGVLRASSRGLTNPGGTSAISWWRGSTRVGTGATYRITAADLGRTLTARDTVASGSFAGIFRTATVSVPATKARSRVAMSVASSLKRAKRARLVVRVSAPLVRPTGTIRVYDGRKRIATKRLYASSGGKVAILLPKITKKGKHRIRVVYSGDAQVTSGQVSKVVRVR
- a CDS encoding DUF3253 domain-containing protein, with product MPRDTESERTPDGHFLVIGGRKWRATDPQIPDALRQELVDELMSARRAVKAGEPDARDRVGDAKVALGERGRPWWEEPTDHSIAARSTAAMRALLRKRGGSTICPSDVARVVGGEQWRDRMDAVRRLADDLAEDGVVVVTQRGEPASANTAKGPVRIGRGDRFA
- a CDS encoding thioesterase family protein, whose protein sequence is MTTPARPTVDDLDALGTAMRLVAPPEFEDGNGHVNVCHYYRLHMEGSDLAFRELGFDDDYRHRTGHSVFSVEHHVRFLDESLVGDELSVHLRILGVGPKTVHGQTILANRSRGTVANTLEFLELHVDLSTRRTTPMPDDMVKPLEFLRDEHAALPWSLPLAGPLGVR
- a CDS encoding class I adenylate-forming enzyme family protein gives rise to the protein MVNIVSRIWAHADSEPDRVALRSPRTVTYAELRETNRRVAGAVRAAGLAPLDRVLFIAPTITEFPEVYYGLHAAGVTVTTMNVMSTSPEIGYVLDDSEASLVIAWHECADAAREAAADRGVEFWQLEPGLAFDAEPLQDAHDHAPDDTAIILYTSGTTGRPKGAELTALNLDATVDSFLPVLELTADDRFGTALPLFHVFGQAVCMNTALAIGASFSLLSPFSAEKMLDMVKSDQLTTVSGVPTMWNAMLHAQGDYTPEDFASLRMASSGGASLPVEIIRAFTERFGCTILEGYGLTETTGAATFNDIHREQRTGTTGPTLPGTQVEIRDSEGRVLAPGEVGEVFIKGPTVMKGYWNRPDVNAKELVDGWLKSGDLGSVDADGYLTIVDRVKDLVIRGGYNVYPREVEEVLYEHPGIVEVAVVGIPDDHYGEEIAAVIASAPGHELNGDEIRTWAKQRLSAYKVPRIYSFVDALPKGATGKILKRSIDKSALRELAESAARAR
- a CDS encoding HAD-IA family hydrolase — translated: MSDVEVVASAETPRAVLFDFGGVLTASVFASFERFSREVCAGDPHAVVNALSHDEAAQAALVDHECGRVEDEVFEEALAGALAAQGHTVEAAGLIARMQQDLHPDHAMTALVRRLKEEGVAVALVSNSLGRDCYTGHGLDELFEVQAISGREGVRKPSRRLYEVACERLGVRPAEAIMIDDLAMNIRAAQTLGMGGIVHSDAARTIPALAGLLGLDPEALGAEPATTGT
- a CDS encoding SDR family oxidoreductase; this encodes MDIHGKVAVVTGAGGGIGAALADALVAAGAKVVVADLKSDGVEAVAARLNEATPGSAVAVAGDVSQTAQIERLIAVAEESFGPVDLYFANAGVGGGVTLEASEEDWDLAHQVNVMAHVRAAKLLVPGWIERGQGYFVSTASAAGLLTQIGSATYSVSKHGAVAFAEWLAITYGDQGVAVSCLCPMGVNTDMLTGGAPITNETQRRAAQAVTDAGGVLEADEVAAIVLKAMESEEFLILPHPEVKVFQSRKAGDIDRWIAGMRRYQASLA
- a CDS encoding acyl-CoA dehydrogenase family protein, with product MHFELSDTAKEYQAKLLAFMDEHVYPAEAVYHQQMAESGNPNFHPPILEELKAEAKSRGLWNLFHPHKDEAWGSPGLSNLDYAPLAEITGRSPYIAPEAINCNAPDTGNMEVLQLFGTEEHKEKYLKPLLAGEMASAFCMTEPAVASSDATNVELSMTPDGDEYVLNGRKWFASNALHANCKVLIVMGKTNFEAETHRQQSMMVVPIDTPGVTVVRGLPVFGYMDREGHAEILFEDVRVPKTALLAGEGDGFMISQARLGPGRIHHCMRSIGMAERALDLMIARAQSRTTFGEPVANRSNVQDWIAEARIEIEMIRLLVFKTAYLMDTVGNQKARTEIAAIKVAAPEIALKIIDRAIQVHGGGGVTDDFPLASFYAHQRTLRIADGPDEVHKRTIARVELRRMERELSRA
- a CDS encoding ABC transporter permease — protein: MKWRRFLVSRLVRLAFVLVAITTLTFLMMHLAPGDPARLVAGMDADEQAVQVARERLGLDQPMYKQFLDYIGGLFRGDMGTSFATSQPVTDEIAQKIGPTAQLAVFGMLIILLVGLPMGIIGAVLTRNGHRAFEIMFSSSTGAMASIPQYLIATFLAFFFAVTWQIFPVAGSGSLNAAVLPAIAIAIRPAASIARLVRVRTLEVLESPYVRTARSKRLPTRKLYLAHVFPNSITTMLAMGGVTFASLIGGAVIVEQVFARLGLGTTLVHSVLVGDYPVVQGIVLLLGFSVVLVNALVDIILGIVDPRTMEAGR